The DNA region AGCCGAATAACTCGCTTTCGAGAAGGGTCTCTGGAATCGCGGTGCAGTCGATCCTGATGAGGGGCTTCGAGGCCCTGGTGCTCGACAGGTGAATCGCCCTTGCCACCAGCTCCTTTCCCACCCCGTTCTCCCCGATGATAAGCACGGTGGCGTTCGTAGGCGCCACCCTCGATGCAAGGCTGAGGGCCTGCCGGAGCTTACCGTTGCTCCCGATGATACTCTTGAACGGGTCCGGCAACGCGACGTTCCGGTTGAGTTCATCCCGGAGGTGATCGGCCAGCATCCTGGCCTCACGTAGCTTCCGCGTGAGCTCAAGCACCTCGGTGACGTCCCTGAACACCGACACGGCGCCTATGACCTTGCCGCCGGCGAGTATTGGTTCGATGTTGACTACAACCGTCTTCTTCAGCGTCTTTACGAAGGCTTCTTCTTCCCTCACAGGGACGCCGTCTACCACGACGCGGTTGATTTTGGCCTCCGGCTCAATCTCGGCCATGCGCTTGCCGAGGATGCGCTTGACCGGCACCCTGAGTATCCGCGTGTAAGCCGGGTTAGCGTAAACGATGCGGGTGTCGCGATCTATGACTACGACACCCTCGTGAATGGAGTCCAGCACCCGGACGAGGCCGGCGGAGTGAGGGTATTCCAGCAGCCCGTTTCCCACCACTCTACCCTCCGGTGCCCTGCCTTCCGGCCCTTCGAGTGGAGTCGTCCCGGCCATGTCTCACCGCCTCCGTCTTCCTGCGCCTGACCCGCCGGGCGCACCAGGAAAATGGAGGGTGACGGAGAATCACCCTCCATGCCGTCCCGCCGTACGCCCACCCTGGCCGCCGCCGTTACTCCTGCGGCAGTGCCTCGTTTATCGCCGAGAAGATGCGGCGCGCCGCGAGCCTTGTCTCCTGCGACAGGTCCTCGATGGTCTCCATCTTGGACAACGATGCGCGCAACGCCTTCGCCACGGCCACCTTGTCGAACTTGATGCCGTACTGCGCCAGCGCCCGCTCGACCCTGACCGCGAGCTGGCCGCCCGCCGGTAGGGACAACTCCTCGCAGCCGGCCGCGTTGAGCTGTTTGATGTACACCTCGCGGACCTTCCGCACGTAGAACTCCTCGCGGAATATGTCCTCGATCGAGAAGCCGGTCTCCCCGTATCCCATGCAGTCCGCCAGGCTGAGCACCTCCGCGTGCTTCGACGGGTAGCGGCTGAGCCACTTCTTCGCCAAAACCTTCTTGAAGCCGTCGCCGCCGTCGTCCGAGTCGAACATCACCACGACGTCCAGGTCGTGGTCGACCATGAACGTCGCGACGTACGCCGCCTCGGCCGCGCCACCCGACGGGACGACGAACAGGTCGCCCGGCAGGCCGATCTCGCCGGACCGCTGCATCAGCCTCGACAACTCGGTGAGTATCCAGTAATCGTCCACGCCCTCGACGACCAGGTTCCGCTGCGTCACCAGGTAGCTCGGGCTCGACGCCACGGCCAGGGCCGATTGCAGCACGAACTTCGCCTCGGCCTGGCTCTTCATCAGGTCGTCCGTCACGATCGTGCCGTTCGGCGACTCGCTGAGGACGCGGATGCGGTCCGGCCTCTCGAGGTCGACCATGAACGGCAGGTGGCTCGTATAGACGATAGTGTTGTCCCCTGAGTACTCACGCAGCCGCTTGAGCAGGTCCTTCTGCGCGTCCGGGTGCAGGTGGAGCCCCGGCTCGTCCAGGAGCACCACGCAGTTCTGGAACGTCCCCTTGCTCGCGTGCATGAACATCAGGTCGAAGGAGAAGAACCACTGGAAGCCCCTCGACCGCTCCTCCAGCAGGATGAGCGAGGGGTCGTACTCGTCCTTCACGAAGGTGTAGAACTTCTGGCCGTCCGCGCGGAGCTGCACCTGGTACCTGCGCTGCTTGTGCTCCGACAGGTACTGCGTCAGCACCACCGACGCGTCGTCCAGGTCGAACTGCCGCTGCTCGCGCTCGCCCAGGTCGCCTTTCCTGACCTCATCGTCGAGGTCGAGCCCGGCAAGGTCCATGATCGTGAGCAGCGTCCTGTCTTCCTGCGACAACTCGCCGCGGTCCTTGCGCTGCTTGACCTGGTCGAGCTGGGCGCTTCCGGTGAACGTCTGGTAGTCCGACATGTACACGAACGCCGGCATGTGCTTGAGTATGTACTCGCGTGCCTTCTCCAGCATGGAGGGCGTGGCCGTGATCTTCTCGGTGATCTGTTCCAGCGCCACCTGGTACGCCTCGATGAATTCCTGCTCGTGCGGGAACCTCGGCTGTTGCGCTACGTACGGCGCTTCGCCAGCCTCAGCGTCAGCCGACGCGGCAGCCTGAGCATCAGCCTCGCTCGCCGGCTGCAGGGTTACGTCCTTCGAGCGGCCTTTCCCTTTTGAGGCGCCGGAGTCGGCGGCCTGGCTGCCGGTAGCGCCGGCGACCGTGACTACGCTGGGTCCCGCCGTCACGATGGGCAGCGTCACGAACGTCACCTTGCCGAGCAGCGCCTGGATATGGTCGCCCCGGACAGCCGCCAGGTTAGTGAACCGGCCTTCCATGATGAGGCGCCTGGTCTCATTGAGGCATTCTTGCGCGGTTTCGGAGAACGCGGAGCCGGCCACGTCGGGGATGTCCGGCAGGAGCGAGAGGAGCGGGTCGATGTCGCTGAGCTGCAGTCTGTCGGGGAACAGCTCCGGCGGGAACAGGATCTCCAGCTGGCCCGAGTAGTCGCGCCTGACCTCCACGATGCTCGGGATGACCTCCTGGCCTGAGAACGATTTGAGCTCCTGGACCTCCTCGGGGCTCAACTCGAACCGCGCGCTGCAGACGACCTGCCCTTCGTCGCGGTCCTTCCTGTACCGCCTGGGCCATTCCCTGTCGATGGAGTACGGCTCCGGCACCGCGGGATTCAGCTTGTGCAGCGCCTTGAGCATCGCGGTCTTGCCCGACTCGTTCTTCCCGACGAGCACCGTCAGTGGCGAAACATCTATCCACCCGGAATCGAGAACGCACCTGAACATCTGAACTCGGAAGCCTACAAGTCTCATGTTCAACCCCCTACACCCAGGACTGTGTGTCGAATGCCGTTGTGGTGGGTTATTCCATGTAGGAAGATACTACGCAGGTTGGCAAAATCCTGGATTCAATACGACCGATAAGGACTTACGATAAGTCGAAGAAGGCGGCTCTCGGCCTATTGCCTCGGATAGGCCGACTGCAGACGACCATTCGAATGTGGCTACTTCACCCCCACCGCATTCGGCAGCCACAGCGACACGCTCGGGATGTACGTAACGATCACCAATGCCACGAGGGACGCAATCAAGAACGGGACTATCGACGCGGATATCCGTTTCAGCGAGACCTTCGAAATCCCGCAGGCGACGTACAGGTTCATCCCGACGGGCGGTGTGACGAGACCAATAGCCAGGTTCACGGTCATTATCACCCCGAAAGCCACCGGGTCGATTCCAAGCCTGAGGGCAACCGGGAGAAGAATGGGAGTGAAAACGTAGAAAGCCGATATGGCGTCTATAAAGCAGCCGGCGATAAGCAATATGATGTTAACGATGAGGAGATACACAACGGGGCTGGAGGTGAACGAAAGAAGGCTCTCGCTTATTCTCGTCGTTATCCCCTCGACCGTAACTACCCAGGTGAACGCGCTGGCGGACGCGGCCACCAGCATGCACACCGCGGTACTCGAGCCCGCGTCGATGAGGGTCTCCCACAGGGTGTTCCACGTGATCTCCTTGTAGACGAAGATCCCGACCATAAGCCCCCAGACCACTGCCACGGCCGCGGCCTCCGTCGGTGTGAATATGCCGCCGTATATGCCCCCGAGGATTATTACGGGCGCCATGAGACCCCAGAACGCGTCGATAAACGCGGACCACGTTTCGCGCAGGCTCGCGCGTGCGACCCCTCGGTAATTGTGCCTGATTGCCACCCACAGGCTGGCAACCATGAGCGACATGCCGACGATGATCCCGGGCACCACGCCGGCTATGAACAGACGGGCAACTGACTGCTCGGCGATTACACCGTACAACACGAACGGGATGCTCGGCGGGATGATGACGCCGATTCCTCCTGCTGTAGCCATCAGTGCTGCCGCCATGCCGGGGTCGTAGCCGTTCTCGATCATCGCCGGCATGAGCACCACGCCCAGAGCCGCCACGGTGGCGGGCCCGGACCCCGAAATCGCTGCGAAGAACATGCACGTCAGGACGCCGACGATGGCAAGCCCGCCGGGCAGGTGGCCGACGAGGCAATTGGCGAGCCGGATCAGCCGCTTCGATATGCCGGCCTTCTCCATGATCACTCCCGTCATGATGAACAGGGGGACGGCCAGCAACGTGAACTTGGCCACAGCAGAGGAGAAAATCATCGGGAAGACCGACAGCGGGGCCCCCCTGAGGATCATCATTACCACGCTGGCAACACCCAGCGAAACGGCGATGGGGACGTTCAGGAACAACAGTCCACCGAATATGGCGAAGAGCAATACCGCCCCGCTCACTTCGCCGCCCCCTTCCGCCATTCGCGAACGCCGAACTCAATGAACCGGATTGTGAGAATCGCGCAGCCCACCGGCACCGACAGGCTCAGCGTCCATTCGGGGATTCCCAGGCCCGGCGAGATCTGCCCCATCTTCATCTGTGACTTGATCATCTCTACGCCGTACCGGCCGAGTAGCGCGTACAGCCCGGCGGCCAGGATGGTGGCGAGGGCGATCGCGAGACGTTGACCTCCCCGGGGGAGAAGGTCCGTGACCACGCTGAGGCCGAGGTGCGCGCCGCGTCGGGCGGCGATGGCCGAGCCGAAGAGGGAAACCCAGATGAGCAGGTTCACCGCGAGTTCCTCGGAGAAGGCTATGGACATGTTGAACACGTAACGCGAGATCACGTTCGAGAAGGTGATCGCCACGATGACCAGCAGCGAGACGGCCACCACGTATTCTTCCAGGTTGGCTGCGAACCTGCCCAGCTTGCTTTTCGCCACGCGATCTCCTCCCGTTACGCCGGCCCGGCCGCCGCGGGCCGGGCCCACGTGGTCGCATCTGCCTTACGCTACTGCTTAGCCTTGAAAGCCTCTATGAGCTCTTTGCCGATCGCTTTCTCGATTTCCGCATACACCGGTTCGGCGGCCTTCTGGAATTCCGCCAGGGCCTCCGGGGTCGGGTAAATCACCTGCACACCTTTGTCCTGCATCCTCTTGAGGTAGGTCTTGTCCTCTTCGCGAGTAGTAGCTATCTGCCACGCCATGGCGTCCTTCGCGGCGTCCGCCAGTATCTTCTGCGTGCCCTGATCGAGGCTGTCCCACAACTTCTTGTTGACCGTGAGCACGATCGGGTCATACGAGTAGTTCCACATCGTGATGTATTTCTGCACTTCGTAGAACTTCAGGGAGTCGATTATCCCGAGCGGGTTTTCCTGGCCGTCGATGGTACCTTGCTGCAGCGCGGTGAACACCTCTGCACCGTTCATAACCGTGGGGTCGGCACCGAAGGCCTTGAACACCGAGATGAGCATGTTTATCGTCGGGATCCGGATCTTCAAGCCCTTCAGGTCCGCGACTTTAGCGACCGCTTTCTTACTGGTGGTCAGCTGCCTGAAGCCGTTCTCCCCCCAGGCCAGGAAATGTACGCCCTTGGCCTCTAGCGCCTGCTTCAGCATCTCGCCGGCCTTGCCGTTGAGCGCCTTTTCCACCTCGCTGGTGTTCTTGAACATGAACGGGAGACTGACGGCGCTGACCTTGGGTTCCACCACGGACCAGATCATGCTGGAGTGGATGTCGAACTCCGTCGCGCCGCTTTGAACCATCTCGATCCCTTTGGGCTGATTGCCTCCTGACAGCTGCTCGTTCGAGTAGACTGTGATAACGAGGTTACCGCTGGAACGCTCCTTTACCAGGTCCGCGAACTTCCTGGCGCCTCGCGTCCAGGTGCTCGGGTCCGGTGTGCTGACGTTCATCTTCCAGTTGTACTTGGCCGCCGGCTTAGCCTGATCGGCGGCCGGGGCAGGCTTCTGTTCGGCCGGCTTTTGTTCCGCCGGCTTCTGCTCGGCTGGTTTCGAGCCACAGCCGGCAAGAGCCACGGTGAGGCACATGGACACAACCAGCAAGACTGCGACCACTCGTCTGGACATTGATGACCCCTCCCTGGAATTCTGGTTCGTGTCGCGGGAAATGCATCACATATTACAACCAACAACCGCTCTGCTCCTGCAACGAATTTAAAATCGCTTAACGAATCTTACCGGGTTTCAGCCGCATTAATTCGCGCGGCTAGGGACCGGTTTTGAGAGCTAGGAGATGGAGGATAAACACGCGCGAGCGTGAATACCTACAACCCAACGAGGTGAGAAACGGTGCCGATCAACATGCTGGATTTGACGGGAAAGACCGCCGTCGTCACCGGTGCCGCGCGGGGTATCGGAAGAAGTGTTTGCCTCGCGCTGGGCGAGGCGAGGGCTAATGTGTGCCCGGCTGATTTGTCCGAGCGCGAGGTTGCCCTCGTGGCGGAGGAAGTGGGGGGCCGGTGTGGCGTCGGGGCAGTGCCTCTCGAAATGGACGTGTCATCGGTAGGCAGCGTGACCCGAGGTCTTGAGAAGGCCGCCGGCCTGACCGGTTCAATTGACATGCTCGTAAACAGCGCGGGGGTCATTTCCACCGTCCCCTTCCCCGATCTCGACGAAGCCGAATGGAACAGGGTGTTGTCGATAAATCTCACCGGCGTCTTTCACTGTTGCCGGCTGGTTTTGCCGTACATGAGACGGTCAGGCTCCGGGGCAATCGTGAACATTGCCTCGCTGGCGGGGAAAATGGGCGGCGGCGGTTTCGGAACCGCTGCTTACGCCACTAGTAAGGGTGGTGTCATCACCCTCACGCGGAGTCTGGCCCGAGAAGCGGCCCGGTGGGGGATCAGGGTGAACGCGGTGGCGCCCGGGATGGTCGAAACGGACATGGTCAAGTCGTTCGGCGGTAAAGCAAGGGTCATCGAACAGACTCCGCTCGGGAGGCTCGGCCATCCGGACGAGATTGCGGCGGCCGTGCTGTTCCTCGCCAGCCCGATGTCGAGCTACATTACCGGAGAGGTGCTAAATGTGGATGGTGGCATTCGTATGGACTAGCGGCACGCGGCGACGCGTGAGGATCGAATGGGGGTGCGCCGGGTGACGGCTTCGGCAACGAATGTACCAGGGAATGTACTGGGGGATGTATCGAAGGAGACTGCCCTCCAGCTGTATCGCGGGATGCTGGCTGTCCGAATGTTCGAGGAGCGGATGATCGAGCTCTCCACGCAGGGGAAAGTCGGCGGAAATCTCCACCTGGATACCGGCCAGGAGGCCATCGCCGTGGGTGTGTGCCACGCCCTGGCTCCGTCGGACCTTGTCGTGGGAACGCACAGGTCGCTCGCCCACGCGATCGCGAAAGGGGCGGACCTGCGAAAGCTCGCCGCCGAGATGCTCGGGAAGGCCACAGGATACTGCAAAGGACGCGGCGGCAAAATGCATTTGACCTGCCCCGAGGTGGGCTTCGTCACCGCGAACGGTATCGTCGGGGCGGGACTCGGGATCGCCGCCGGCGTGGCTCTGCGGCAGAAGATGACCGGCTCCGGGCCTGCCGTAGTGAGCTTCTTCGGTGATGGCGCGGTGAACCACGCGTATTTCCACGAGACCGCCAATCTCGCGTCCCTGTGGAACCTGCCCCTTTTGATGATCTGCGAAAACAACGGTTACGCCGTCTCGGTGAGGGCGGACCGCGCGATGGCGGGGCCCGGGGTCGTAGCCCGGGCGGCCGCCTACGGGATCGAAGGGGAGTCCGTGGACGGAAACGACGTGATGCAAGTGAGCGCCGCGGCGAAGCGTGCGCTGGGCGCGGTCCATGCCGGGAATGGGCCTCGCCTGATCGAATGCCGAACAATCAGGGTGCACGGCCACCACGAGGGCGACCAGCAACACTACAGGCCGCGCGAGGAAATCGAAGAGGCGGTGAAGCGCGACCCCATCGACAGGATGCGGGGCTTCCTTGTGGGCCAGGGGTGGTTGACGGTTCAGGAGGAAACCGCGCTGCAGCGCGAGCTGGCTTCGGAAATCGATGATGCGGTGGCATTCGCGGAGCAAAGCCCGTCACCGGCCGTCAGCGAGCTCCATCAGCATGTCTACGGTGAGGAACGCGCGGGAGGTAGCAGGCCATGAGGAAGATCAGCTACGCGCAGGCGCTGAACGAGGCGTTGCGGGAGGAAATGGACAGGGACCCCGCTGTTTTCCTGATGGGAGAGGACGTCGGAGCGTTCGGAAACGTCTTCTTCGTGGCGAAAGGGCTTCTGGACAAGTACGGCCCCGACCGCGTGAGGGACACGCCGATATCGGAGCAGGCCATCGTCGCAACGGGGTTGGGAGCGGCACTCGCCGGCGCCAGGCCCGTGG from Bacillota bacterium includes:
- a CDS encoding AAA family ATPase, whose product is MRLVGFRVQMFRCVLDSGWIDVSPLTVLVGKNESGKTAMLKALHKLNPAVPEPYSIDREWPRRYRKDRDEGQVVCSARFELSPEEVQELKSFSGQEVIPSIVEVRRDYSGQLEILFPPELFPDRLQLSDIDPLLSLLPDIPDVAGSAFSETAQECLNETRRLIMEGRFTNLAAVRGDHIQALLGKVTFVTLPIVTAGPSVVTVAGATGSQAADSGASKGKGRSKDVTLQPASEADAQAAASADAEAGEAPYVAQQPRFPHEQEFIEAYQVALEQITEKITATPSMLEKAREYILKHMPAFVYMSDYQTFTGSAQLDQVKQRKDRGELSQEDRTLLTIMDLAGLDLDDEVRKGDLGEREQRQFDLDDASVVLTQYLSEHKQRRYQVQLRADGQKFYTFVKDEYDPSLILLEERSRGFQWFFSFDLMFMHASKGTFQNCVVLLDEPGLHLHPDAQKDLLKRLREYSGDNTIVYTSHLPFMVDLERPDRIRVLSESPNGTIVTDDLMKSQAEAKFVLQSALAVASSPSYLVTQRNLVVEGVDDYWILTELSRLMQRSGEIGLPGDLFVVPSGGAAEAAYVATFMVDHDLDVVVMFDSDDGGDGFKKVLAKKWLSRYPSKHAEVLSLADCMGYGETGFSIEDIFREEFYVRKVREVYIKQLNAAGCEELSLPAGGQLAVRVERALAQYGIKFDKVAVAKALRASLSKMETIEDLSQETRLAARRIFSAINEALPQE
- a CDS encoding TRAP transporter large permease subunit, coding for MAEGGGEVSGAVLLFAIFGGLLFLNVPIAVSLGVASVVMMILRGAPLSVFPMIFSSAVAKFTLLAVPLFIMTGVIMEKAGISKRLIRLANCLVGHLPGGLAIVGVLTCMFFAAISGSGPATVAALGVVLMPAMIENGYDPGMAAALMATAGGIGVIIPPSIPFVLYGVIAEQSVARLFIAGVVPGIIVGMSLMVASLWVAIRHNYRGVARASLRETWSAFIDAFWGLMAPVIILGGIYGGIFTPTEAAAVAVVWGLMVGIFVYKEITWNTLWETLIDAGSSTAVCMLVAASASAFTWVVTVEGITTRISESLLSFTSSPVVYLLIVNIILLIAGCFIDAISAFYVFTPILLPVALRLGIDPVAFGVIMTVNLAIGLVTPPVGMNLYVACGISKVSLKRISASIVPFLIASLVALVIVTYIPSVSLWLPNAVGVK
- a CDS encoding TRAP transporter small permease, with product MAKSKLGRFAANLEEYVVAVSLLVIVAITFSNVISRYVFNMSIAFSEELAVNLLIWVSLFGSAIAARRGAHLGLSVVTDLLPRGGQRLAIALATILAAGLYALLGRYGVEMIKSQMKMGQISPGLGIPEWTLSLSVPVGCAILTIRFIEFGVREWRKGAAK
- a CDS encoding DctP family TRAP transporter solute-binding subunit, which produces MSRRVVAVLLVVSMCLTVALAGCGSKPAEQKPAEQKPAEQKPAPAADQAKPAAKYNWKMNVSTPDPSTWTRGARKFADLVKERSSGNLVITVYSNEQLSGGNQPKGIEMVQSGATEFDIHSSMIWSVVEPKVSAVSLPFMFKNTSEVEKALNGKAGEMLKQALEAKGVHFLAWGENGFRQLTTSKKAVAKVADLKGLKIRIPTINMLISVFKAFGADPTVMNGAEVFTALQQGTIDGQENPLGIIDSLKFYEVQKYITMWNYSYDPIVLTVNKKLWDSLDQGTQKILADAAKDAMAWQIATTREEDKTYLKRMQDKGVQVIYPTPEALAEFQKAAEPVYAEIEKAIGKELIEAFKAKQ
- a CDS encoding SDR family oxidoreductase, encoding MPINMLDLTGKTAVVTGAARGIGRSVCLALGEARANVCPADLSEREVALVAEEVGGRCGVGAVPLEMDVSSVGSVTRGLEKAAGLTGSIDMLVNSAGVISTVPFPDLDEAEWNRVLSINLTGVFHCCRLVLPYMRRSGSGAIVNIASLAGKMGGGGFGTAAYATSKGGVITLTRSLAREAARWGIRVNAVAPGMVETDMVKSFGGKARVIEQTPLGRLGHPDEIAAAVLFLASPMSSYITGEVLNVDGGIRMD
- a CDS encoding thiamine pyrophosphate-dependent dehydrogenase E1 component subunit alpha, whose product is MTASATNVPGNVLGDVSKETALQLYRGMLAVRMFEERMIELSTQGKVGGNLHLDTGQEAIAVGVCHALAPSDLVVGTHRSLAHAIAKGADLRKLAAEMLGKATGYCKGRGGKMHLTCPEVGFVTANGIVGAGLGIAAGVALRQKMTGSGPAVVSFFGDGAVNHAYFHETANLASLWNLPLLMICENNGYAVSVRADRAMAGPGVVARAAAYGIEGESVDGNDVMQVSAAAKRALGAVHAGNGPRLIECRTIRVHGHHEGDQQHYRPREEIEEAVKRDPIDRMRGFLVGQGWLTVQEETALQRELASEIDDAVAFAEQSPSPAVSELHQHVYGEERAGGSRP